Proteins encoded in a region of the Orcinus orca chromosome X, mOrcOrc1.1, whole genome shotgun sequence genome:
- the TNMD gene encoding tenomodulin: MAKNPPENCEDCHILNAEASKSKKICKSLKICGLVFGILALTLIVLFWGSKHFWPETPKKTYDMEHTFYSNGEKKKIYMEIDPVTRTEIFRSGNGTDETLEVHDFKNGYTGIYFVGLQKCFIKTQIKVIPEFSEPEEEIDENEEITTTFFEQSVIWVPAEKPIENRDFLKNSKILEICDNVTMYWINPTLIAVSELQDFEEDGEDLHFPTNEKKGIEQNEQWVVPQVKVKTRHTRQAASEEELPINDYTENGIEFDPMLDERGYCCIYCRRGNRYCRRVCEPLLGYYPYPYCYQGGRVICRVIMPCNWWVARMLGRV, translated from the exons ATGGCAAAGAATCCTCCAGAGAACTGTGAGGACTGTCACATTCTAAAT GCAGAAGCTTCTAAATCCAAGAAGATATGTAAATCACTTAAGATTTGTGGACTGGTGTTTGGTATCCTCGCCCTAACTCTAATTGTCCTGTTTTGGGGGAGCAAGCACTTCTGGCCTGAGACACCCAAAAAA ACATATGACATGGAGCACACTTTCTACAGCAACGGAGAGAAGAAGAAGATTTACATGGAAATTGATCCCGTGACCAGAACTGAAATATTCAGAAGTGGAAATGGCACTGATGAAACATTGGAAgtgcatgactttaaaaat gGATACACTGGCATTTACTTTGTAGGTCTTCAAAAATGCTTCATCAAAACTCAGATTAAAGTGATTCCTGAATTTTCTGAACCAGAGGAAGAAATAGATGAG AATGAAGAAATTACCACAACTTTCTTTGAACAGTCAGTGATTTGGGTCCCAGCAGAAAAGCCTATTGAAAACCGAGACTTTCtcaaaaattccaaaattctGGAGATTTGTGATAACGTGACCATGTATTGGATCAATCCCACTCTAATAGCAG TTTCAGAGTTACAAGACTTTGAGGAGGATGGTGAAGACCTTCACTTTCCTACCAATGAAAAAAAAGGCATTGAACAAAATGAGCAGTGGGTGGTCCCTCAAGTGAAGGTGAAGACCCGTCACACCAGACAAGCAGCAAGTGAGGAAGAACTCCCAATCAATGACTAT ACTGAAAATGGAATAGAATTCGACCCCATGTTGGATGAGAGAGGTTATTGTTGTATTTACTGCCGTCGAGGCAACCGCTACTGCCGCCGCGTCTGTGAACCTTTACTAGGTTACTACCCGTATCCATACTGCTACCAAGGAGGGCGGGTTATCTGTCGTGTCATCATGCCTTGCAACTGGTGGGTGGCCCGCATGCTGGGGAGGGTTTAA